A single Tachypleus tridentatus isolate NWPU-2018 chromosome 9, ASM421037v1, whole genome shotgun sequence DNA region contains:
- the LOC143225947 gene encoding ras-related protein Rab-33B-like isoform X2 yields the protein MSSTTNQKLTTYQSVSMERQNKIFKIIVIGDTGVGKSCLTFRFCSGSFPAKTEATIGVDFRERVVEVEGEKIKLQLWDTAGQERFRKSMVQHYYRNVHAVVFVYDVTKIVTFENLPHWINECYQHQLSASIPRILVGNKCDCKNQVAVKLNMAQKFADPYNMPVFETSAKDDNEADHVEAIFMTLAHKLKNSKPIMHLLSHEQDTDACEALTTNKNKEKYGSF from the exons ATGAGCAGTACTACAAATCAGAAACTGACAACTTACCAAAGTGTTAGTATGGAAAGGcagaataaaatttttaaaattattgtaattggAGACACTGGTGTTGGAAAATCTTGCCTAACATTTCGATTCTGTAGTGGTTCATTCCCAGCAAAAACAGAAGCAACCATTGGAGTTGATTTTAGAGAAAGAGTTGTTGAGGTTGAGGgagaaaaaattaaa CTACAACTGTGGGATACGGCAGGACAGGAGCGATTTAGAAAAAGTATGGTTCAACATTATTATAGGAATGTTCATGCTGTAGTTTTTGTATATGATGTAACTAAAATTGTCACATTTGAAAATTTACCACATTGGATAAATGAATGTTACCAGCATCAATTAAGTGCTAGCATTCCCCGTATTCTTGTTGGAAATAAATGTGACTGCAAAAACCAGGTTGCAGTAAAATTGAACATGGCCCAGAAATTTGCTGACCCATATAACATGCCAGTTTTTGAGACCTCTGCAAAAGATGACAATGAAGCAGATCATGTGGAAGCAATATTTATGACTTTGGCTCACAAATTAAAGAATTCTAAACCAATTATGCATCTACTATCACATGAACAGGACACAG ATGCATGTGAAGCActgacaacaaacaaaaataaagaaaagtatggAAGCTTCtga
- the LOC143225947 gene encoding ras-related protein Rab-33B-like isoform X1, which produces MSSTTNQKLTTYQSVSMERQNKIFKIIVIGDTGVGKSCLTFRFCSGSFPAKTEATIGVDFRERVVEVEGEKIKLQLWDTAGQERFRKSMVQHYYRNVHAVVFVYDVTKIVTFENLPHWINECYQHQLSASIPRILVGNKCDCKNQVAVKLNMAQKFADPYNMPVFETSAKDDNEADHVEAIFMTLAHKLKNSKPIMHLLSHEQDTGNSVSSRSGIICINKPSITCKSSEDSHSVDGEKSRCAC; this is translated from the exons ATGAGCAGTACTACAAATCAGAAACTGACAACTTACCAAAGTGTTAGTATGGAAAGGcagaataaaatttttaaaattattgtaattggAGACACTGGTGTTGGAAAATCTTGCCTAACATTTCGATTCTGTAGTGGTTCATTCCCAGCAAAAACAGAAGCAACCATTGGAGTTGATTTTAGAGAAAGAGTTGTTGAGGTTGAGGgagaaaaaattaaa CTACAACTGTGGGATACGGCAGGACAGGAGCGATTTAGAAAAAGTATGGTTCAACATTATTATAGGAATGTTCATGCTGTAGTTTTTGTATATGATGTAACTAAAATTGTCACATTTGAAAATTTACCACATTGGATAAATGAATGTTACCAGCATCAATTAAGTGCTAGCATTCCCCGTATTCTTGTTGGAAATAAATGTGACTGCAAAAACCAGGTTGCAGTAAAATTGAACATGGCCCAGAAATTTGCTGACCCATATAACATGCCAGTTTTTGAGACCTCTGCAAAAGATGACAATGAAGCAGATCATGTGGAAGCAATATTTATGACTTTGGCTCACAAATTAAAGAATTCTAAACCAATTATGCATCTACTATCACATGAACAGGACACAGGTAATAGTGTTTCATCAAGATCAggcattatttgtattaataaacctTCTATTACATGTAAGTCATCAGAAGATAGTCATTCTGTGGATGGTGAAAAGTCACGCTGTGCttgttaa